Part of the Anomaloglossus baeobatrachus isolate aAnoBae1 chromosome 1, aAnoBae1.hap1, whole genome shotgun sequence genome, ggcaccccgggggagatgttggtgcagtttttggtgttaacgcctccgtgggcaggggtggtggccccgggacacgGGTTGGTGGAGGAGATGTCGGTGCTCGGCGGGGCAGGACGGTGCGTGGCCCGAGGACCCcgtggtactcactctgacagatacacgggagtctctgataaaccaaaaagatggtggtcggtgcccgtagccggctgctTCTGGTTCCCCCAACAGGCTAGTGGTgttcgtctttctcctgcactttcgtAGTAGCTGTGGGCAGCCGCGCTTCAGCGACGGacgtccgctccccggcgttttgTGTCgagagagccctttgcccgcaggcgctggccctttggatctcttggccTGTGCAGTGGCCGTTATCCGGTATTGGTGGGCCGTTGCCTTctctcgggacttgggtgggaaagaacctaatgtccagacctcaatcagttaattaacggagtccggtagtttcgggactgcgtttcagggtctgagtacccccaacttgtgctccggtttccagtcggttcctcggttcggtaccggcgggaccCTGTCCCAgttacctacggttccaccggctgtcttcccagctcctgcagacggccaccaccgtctgcctcctagtcaaggtgtccgggctcctacccaggacaCTAGGCAGATTTACTCCTCCACACTCTACTcgcctcctttcacttccactgtcaaaactgatctgcctAGGTTCTCCTGCCTCTGGGCCTGTGAATTCCTAGGTGGGCGTGgataaccgcctggctccaccccctggtgtggacatcaaactcagagggaggtgactagggttttgtaggttggctggtgtcaccttattaggggataggtgttgtgcaagggcctatctgtgactatctggctagtccagggcatcacaattgcaACTGTCATAGTGTACTGTTTAACAGCCCGTGAACCTGTGTGTCCATCCCATTACCAGGGCAGATTTTCATCCAATGACAGTTTCTGTTAAAAGGGTGCAAACATTTTGAAGCCTGTGAGGATACAGAAAGCAAGGCCGGAGtgacactggcgtatgactcgcacgagtgcaatgtgagaaaatctcgcattgcactcagccctatgttagacaatgctgcagctcagatctgtgagtttttactcagccctaaacggactgaggaaaaaaaaaatcacagtatacGATTctctgcgagagccgtgtcactcgcacccatacaagtctatgggtgtgagaaaaacatcgcactgcactcggatgttatcccagtgcagtgcgatacatgcacaggctgacaatggaagagatagggagattaacctctccttctcctccgcagcacTCACTCTcagctttgcagctgtgacccgatcgcaaaatCGAGTcagtcgcataacactcggctcagaCTCGCAGGAGAACctaagccgagggtcattagcaaatTGCATCaattgctctcgcatcggatgccatacacgaATATGACTCCAGCCTAAATCAGAGAATTGGATAAGTTTCCATTGTGCAATGGAAACCAATTATGTGCTGATACTGGTATACCCCTCTATTATCTCACTTTACATTTACCAACTGGAAAGTTTCTTACTTTCTAATTTGGTAATAGAAGCTCCGGACCTTTAAGAAGTGTGCTGACTTATAATCCTCTATTGGACGGGCATGTGTAAGTATAATATTCAGCTGGCCATAAGACTGGGCATATACACAGGGTGTGggtttttttctcttatttttatAACCTGGGAGCCTCAGTAGGCATCGGATACCGCTAATAGCCTATATATTGTGATCGGAGGTGTTCTTTTGGAAGTGTTGTAGATGTTTACCACCAACAAACTCAACAAACTAAAAAAATACAAAGACTATGCAGTATAcagaggggtttttttgtgtttttttctctttttttctatcATGGGAGCCTGTGGGCATCGGATGTCACTGCTATATATTGTCATCCATCGGAGATGTCTTTAGGAAGTGTTCTAGATGTTTTCCACCACCAAACTGGAAAAACACAGTGTGAATGAAGCCTAGTCCTTACAGGCAGTGGTCTCCTTCTTGCAGAATAACCCTTTAACATTAGCCGTCTCATCCTCCTCTGGTGAGGCTACATAACATACAGGGGAATATTAAAAGGGTTTTAGATTGtgacccccaatggggacagtgatgatgtctgtaaagcgctgtggaattaatggtgctatatactgtaagtaaaataaataagtgatgacaaaaaagaaaaaaggtaatcTGTTCGCTAAGAATCCTGCTAGATTTAATCAAAAAGCTCAATTTACCATTTTACCAAATTTATCCCTCACAGTTGAGTCCCAGCATAGGAAAACTCAGTTAATTTTGTGGGATTTTGACTAAAGTAAAAGAAAAGTCCATCATTCTCATACCGAAGTAATTCTTCCTTTATGCTAATGATATCTATTTTGAATATttattatagttacatagttacttaggttgaaaaaagacctaggtccatctagttcacattGCCATTTTTGTGTTTTCTCACAACCTACAGGTCCTCTTCAGGCTAATTATCTGCTAATTGTGATGGCTAGGACGTGGATTGAGCCAGTGGTTGCAGGCGCTCAGGTTGCTAGCTCCTTCTATGATACGGCACTCCTTATGGTGGTAAGAAATCATTACAACACATCCATCGACAGCCAAGAGGTTCCATCCAACTCTAGCAGAGATGACATGCTACAGAAAGCAGTCTCCAACTTCTACATCATTTACAATGTCATCATAGGATTAACGCCTCTTCTGTCTGCCTATGTCTTAACCAAAATTGGAGACAGGACCAGCAGGAAAGTCACTATATGTGTGCCATTGCTCGGATACCTCCTATCAAGAATGTTCTTGTTGTTTGTCATCATCTGGGAATGGCCAGTGGAAGTGATGTTTGGCTCAGCCGCACTGAATGGTTTAACGGGCTGGTTCACAACCTATTGGGCCGGTGTTATGGCCTGGGCTTCCTTATGTTCTTCTGAAAGCAGACGATCTCTTCAACTTGTTATTATTGAAATGGTGTATGGCTTAGCAGGATTTATAGGCAGTTTAGTATCGGGACATTTATTTGTGTTTTTACATATAACGAGCCATCAAGGCACTATCCTGATGTGTTGTAGCATTGGTGGCTATGCATTTTGTGTCCTATACTGCGTTTTTATCCTGAGGACACCAGAAAAAAATGATAACTCAGAGCCCACCAGACTATTAAGAGAATCTACAAAAATGACTATACAAGAGGACAAGACTGAAAATTCAGTTCCTAAAGAACCATCAAAGCATATTCTTATTGCGTTGTTTGTCAGTGCTATAATTTGTAATGTTGCTCTTTCAGCAACTAATGATGTTGTCAATGTGTTTGTTCTAAAGAAGCCTCTGAATTGGGGTCCTGTAGATGTCGGCTATGGCAATGCAGCTGCTTACATGACCTACATCACCAGCTTTCTAGGAGTGTTGATTTTTTCTCGATTTACAGGTGATTTGGGATTGATTACTATTGGAATAATTTCGTTTGGTTCTGGACTTCTGATAATGGCCTTTGTACGCTCAACATATATGTATTACATTGGTAAGTATATATTGTTGAATAAGTAGTATAACAATTCACAATTGCAGATATCCACATGTAAACTGTATCATTGAGAGGACTTTTATAGAATTTTAGAAAAATGTGCTTAAGAAATGTTACCTTCCCTTTTGCATTTTTTCTTAGACAGCAAGACTTTACCGTACTTACTCACCATGCACAACCCTTGACTTTACAATCGAAATTACTTATGAACAAGTGTTTACTGTAAAATTCCTTTGCTTGAATagttaataattagtgatgagcgagcaataccatgctcggtgcttggtacttgtactgAGTAGTGATGAGTTAACACTGCCATGCATGAGTGCTCAGCACTCGTATTgactggtgatgagtgagcactaccatgctcagatgcgtggtactcgtaatgactagtgatgagtgagcactaccaaccTCGGGGGCTCGTtactcataatgactagtgatgatcaagcactaccatgctcgggtgctcgttactcgtgacgactagtgataagcgagtactaccatgctcgggtacttggtactcgtaatgactagtgatgagtgagcactaccaagctcgggtgctccttactcgtaatgactagtgatgatcaagcactaccatgctcgggtgctcgttattcATAACGACTAGTGATAAGAGAGTACCagcatgctcgggtacttggtactcataatcactagtgatgagcgagcactaccatgcttgggtgcttggtacttgtaaggaATAATGATGAATGAGCACTgtgatgctcaggtgctcggtatttgtaaggactaatgatgagcgagcactaccatgctcgagtgctcggtacttataccaagtagtaatgagcaagcactgccatgctcgggtgctttgtactcatactgagtagtgatgagcgagcactaccatgctcaggtgctcggtagtcatactgagtagtgatgagtgagaactaccatgcttgggtgcagtTGGATGCTCAAATAAGCGCAACTCGAGCACctgattataatggaagtcaatggggaatccttgcatttttccagaagatttttcgaaaaaatgcttgagtttcccaatgactttcattatactcaagtcgtctccatccgagcatccaactgctcgttacgaacacccgagcatggtagtactcactcatcactagttacgagtactgaccacccaaTCATGGTAGTGATcttcatcattagttatgagtaccaagcacccgagaatggtagtgctcgctcatcactggttacgagtaccgagcatccgagcatggtagtgcccgctcatcattagttccgagtaccaagcatccgagcattgtagtgcttgctgatcactactagttacaagtaccgagcaccagagcatggcagtgcccgctaatCATTAGTTaagagtacaaagcacccgagcatggtagtgcctgctcatcattagttacgagtacaaggcacctgagcatggtactccTTGTTCACCACTATTAATAATGTAAATAATGACATTTGTGAGTGTCAGAAACTTACGTAATTACATGCTACACTATCCTGAAATATTTACACTGTATCTTTTTAAATCTATATTTCAGCTCGAACAACTATGATATTTTCATTAATCCCTACGCCAACCATCAGATCAATGATATCGAAGCAAATTCAAGGCTCCTCGTATGGTAAGATGTGACAGTACGAAACATGAATAAATATGATGTTTAGTCTACCATATACTTACACCATAATTAAAGCAGACACACAGTGCACTATCTAGAAAGCTGTCGTTAGATGTCGGAGATATATTATTTCACAAAGAAATACTATTTTTTTAATTATGAAGTCTTAAGTGTTTCAGTAAAGGTCATTAAAAACAGCGTTCAGTTAAATAAAATAATACATTAGATGTGTTTACAATAAGAAGTAATATAAATTACTAATATGCTTCAAATATTTAATGTCGCCTGGTCTTCAGATATCGCCACCTGTCCTGGTTCTGCGGTTTCGGTATCATATGAGTGCTATGTGTGAAGAAGGCTGGCTAACTGCACATTTTACTATCCAAGCCAGCCAAATAGAGTCTTATCCGATGTAAAATATAAAGAATAACTTGTAGGAGTTCACCTCTTGTGgttgtgcagctcacaaccaccatAAACGCCTGTAGGCCCCTGAAAAACTCACATGGAGATCAAACAGTGGAAAGGAGAAAGAGTTAATCTCCTGCGCCGCCACCCAGTCAAAACGATAACAGACAGAATATGATTCACTGGTCAACGTGTTCCAAGGCCATTAaagccccttcatcaggacaatcatatacatacagtatatgattGTCCTAATGAAGAAGCCTTAATGGCTTTGAAACACGTTGACTAATAAATCATATTCTATCTTACATCATTTAGACTGTGTGGTGGCAAGGGAGATTAACCCTTTCTTTTTCCATTGTTTACGCTTTAGTCATGACAGAGTGTGGCCTAGCTAGATGACAGAGGGTGTGTTACGATTCGGGGTTCGGTTATGCCTCGAACTAGTCTGGTCCCGTTTTTGATTCCCACATTGGGGTAGGTTAATTCTGCAGCGCCACCTGGccatcgcttgaggcatcaggtggctagaattttgtaccatcctgagcctaactgCTCATGCTACCATACTGCGCATGTGCGTGAtatcatggatgacaaggcggtcactgattggtcatcagtgacatcagcgatgaagtggcagccgctgattggtcatcatgatgtcaggaATGACTTGGCAGCTCCTGTATGGTTGCAGccaacgccattaccacatgccatgcggcctggtccagggtggcggctataaaaggtctgtagctccgcccattggTGCGCAAGCGTCACTATACATGCTGACAGCATCGTCTGTATTCCTGGCTGTCAGTgtgagtgggttccagcgccattgtagtctgcagtgcttgtggcagactTGTGTTTGTATGTTGGAGTGATTCTGAAttcagggcaggcgccggtaccaggtattcgtatctgggtacaagctgtgtctcggcacggtgagggtttagggtccttccggacaagatgtgccccctacgcacacgccccatCTGCActggcagacttgtgtgtatgtgtgtgccagctttgggtacccagtgacgctaactgggtgaccttcacggtctgacgtgtccctgtacgcacgtgaccggctcagtgttaATGTTCCAGGTTGCCAGTAacgctaactgggtagccttcacAGTCTGACATGcttctgtacgcacgtgaccgactcagtggttacgttccaggtttcccagtgacgccaactgggttacctttcggttttgtcgtgttcctacacacgtgactgtTATATGTTGCGTTCTCATTTGGTGTTGTCGTATTtttacacacgtgaccattactgGTGtccctgtgaggttaacagggacacgctacacatAGGAGTGTGCCTTACAAACATCCCCTTCGTTTCTGTTGTGGTTTCCTGAGTTGCTGTAATTGTCCTCCTGTCCTTTGTGGCTTTAACACCTGCCCGGCGGACGAGGGGCAACGATTGATTCTCTATTATTTTTATAATCAATCTGTAACAGGGTGACGGTAGTTGGATAAATCttatataaaaattatcatgaATTTATATACGCCTAAGATttcaatttcttatttttttttctttttaaggcaAAGTGTTTGTCGTACTGCAGCTGGCGATAGAACTTGTGGCCGTGAGCTCCTC contains:
- the LOC142295640 gene encoding solute carrier family 46 member 2-like — its product is MARTWIEPVVAGAQVASSFYDTALLMVVRNHYNTSIDSQEVPSNSSRDDMLQKAVSNFYIIYNVIIGLTPLLSAYVLTKIGDRTSRKVTICVPLLGYLLSRMFLLFVIIWEWPVEVMFGSAALNGLTGWFTTYWAGVMAWASLCSSESRRSLQLVIIEMVYGLAGFIGSLVSGHLFVFLHITSHQGTILMCCSIGGYAFCVLYCVFILRTPEKNDNSEPTRLLRESTKMTIQEDKTENSVPKEPSKHILIALFVSAIICNVALSATNDVVNVFVLKKPLNWGPVDVGYGNAAAYMTYITSFLGVLIFSRFTGDLGLITIGIISFGSGLLIMAFVRSTYMYYIARTTMIFSLIPTPTIRSMISKQIQGSSYGKVFVVLQLAIELVAVSSSAGFNKLYQATLDWFSGFCFIVFGALAYISIIPIGIIAFHNWSRRTQQNNVVVSDPQPCS